Proteins co-encoded in one Rhopalosiphum maidis isolate BTI-1 chromosome 2, ASM367621v3, whole genome shotgun sequence genomic window:
- the LOC113552795 gene encoding zinc transporter 1, with protein sequence MGRYSGKKCRLITMFWLTTFFFLVEIIVGYITNSMALVADSFHMLSDVAALVVAYLSVKMSPKKWSKNTFGWARAEVLGALVNAVFLVALCFSITVEACKRFIEVETIHNPKFIVVVGVLGLFVNILGLFLFHAHGGGGHGHSHGGISRSHTRLTQLVSAGASANATDDNDNDHRFNVPLNHTHESSAGHMNMRGVFLHLLADALGSVIVIVSALIVWLTDWKYRDYIDPALSLLMVIIILHSVWPLLQESALILLQTVPTHIQVDAIQKRLLDRVDGVLAVHEFHVWQLAGDRIIASAHIRCRNLPEYMKLAEKVKEFFHNEGIHSTTIQPEFVEVEVTENRNENQTPTEDCVLDCPKTDIPCQLQTCCGPSKQGRDTPSPVDTPYLCRQRNTTSVTIDATNNLQTTNTQESEMESGALLGDRINNCRTSAGGFITGG encoded by the exons atgggtCGATACAGCGGAAAAAAATGCCGACTCATCACCATGTTTTGGCTGAcgacatttttctttttggtAGAGATCATTGTCGGCTATATTACCAACTCAATGGCCCTTGTCGCGGATAGCTTTCATATGCTTAGTGACGTCGCCGCGTTGGTGGTCGCATATTTATCTGTTAAA aTGTCACCGAAAAAATGGTCAAAAAACACATTTGGATGGGCCAGAGCTGAAGTACTTGGAGCACTAGTAAATGCTGTGTTTTTAGTAGCTTTGTGTTTTTCAATTACTGTTGAAGCTTGTAAGag gtTCATTGAAGTAGAGACTATCCACAATCCAAAATTCATTGTCGTAGTTGGAGTTTTGGGATTATTTGTCAATATCTTGggtttatttttgttccatg ctcATGGTGGAGGAGGACATGGTCATTCACATGGTGGTATATCACGTAGCCACACACGATTAACTCAATTAGTAAGCGCTGGAGCAAGTGCTAATGCTACTGATGACAATGATAACGATCATCGATTCAATGTACCACTCAATCACACTCATGAATCTTCTGCTGGTCACATGAATATGCGAGGTGTATTTTTACATCTTCTAGCTGATGCATTAGGTTCAGTCATTGTAATTGTATCAGCTTTG ATTGTGTGGTTAACTGATTGGAAATACCGTGATTACATTGATCCTGCTTTGAGTTTGTTAATGGTTATAATCATTTTGCACTCAGTATGGCCATTGTTGCAAGAGTCTGCACTTATTCTACTTCAGACTGTTCCTACTCATATTCAAGTAGATGCCATACAAAAAAGACTTTTAGACAGAGTTGATGGAGTTTTAGCTGTACATGAATTCCATGTGTGGCAATTGGCTGGAGATAGAATTATAGCATCTGCACATAtaag GTGTAGAAATTTACCAGAATATATGAAGTTAGCAGAAAAAGTTAAAGAATTTTTCCATAATGAAGGTATTCATTCAACTACCATTCAACCTGAATTTGTGGAAGTTGAG GTAACCGAAAATAGGAACGAAAACCAGACTCCTACTGAAGATTGTGTATTGGATTGTCCAAAAACTGACATACCATGTCAATTGCAAACATGTTGTGGCCCGTCAAAACag ggTCGCGACACACCATCCCCAGTTGACACACCATATTTATGTCGACAACGTAATACTACTTCTGTTACTATTGATGCTACTAACAATTTACAGACTACCAATACTCAGGAGAGCGAAATGGAAAGTGGTGCATTATTGGGTGATAGAATTAACAATTGTCGTACTTCTGCAGGAGGATTTATTACTGGTGGatag
- the LOC113552797 gene encoding post-GPI attachment to proteins factor 2-like has protein sequence MTAKAVVKSANEPVDDPLEHMLLFFNLSIRKLAFVGVSLPLITLLTCLATAYVFQYDDVHETHCRVYNVIPSISAITGVTPQTYMWRIAVAFHVGPRMVIAQVYYNYFISQMSKVADKSTSYILINLCYWLNLIEIAAICGVTYISNRENYPVHEKIFILFMLSSLLYMIVMIKTFNMVHTTMTEHQRLSYTIKKILFAICITSTFTLIIYFIKHRFYCHDLAFTWFALSEYVLAVSNMAFHFTITLDFPHEQLIVAKNFPTLKID, from the exons ATGACAGCCAAGGCTGTCGTCAAGTCCGCCAACGAACCGGTGGACGACCCGCTTGAGCACATGCTGTTGTTCTTCAACCTGAGCATACGCAAACTGGCGTTCGTCGGCGTGTCTTTGCCGCTCATCACTCTGCTGACATGCTTGGCCACCGCGTACGTCTTCCAGTACGATGACGTACACGAAACGCACTGTCGA GTCTACAATGTAATACCATCGATTAGTGCCATCACCGGTGTGACACCCCAGACGTATATGTGGCGGATAGCTGTCGCTTTTCACGTTGGACCACGCATGGTCATCGCCCAAGTgtactataactattttatcagCCAGATGTCCAAAGTTGCCGACAAGTCCACCAGTTACATACTTATCAATCTTTGCTACTGGCTCAATCTCATCGAAATAGCCGCTATCTGTGGTGTAACTTACATATCCAACAGAGAAAATTATC CCGTGCACgagaaaattttcattttgttcATGCTCAGCTCATTGTTGTACATGATTGTCATGATTAAGACGTTCAATATGGTGCACACAACTATGACGGAACATCAGCGTTTATCGTATACAATTAAGAAAATACTATTCGCTATTTGCATAACATCGACATTCACAttgataatttactttatcaaACATCGGTTCTACTGCCATGATTTGG CATTCACATGGTTTGCACTCAGCGAGTATGTCCTTGCAGTATCAAACATGGCTTTCCACTTTACCATTACACTGGACTTCCCACACGAACAGTTGATAGTTGCTAAAAATTTTCCAACACTCAAAATAGACTGA
- the LOC113552798 gene encoding histone H3-like, with the protein MARTKQTARKSTGGKAPRKQLATKAARKSAPATGGVKKPHRYRPGTVALREIRRYQKSTELLIRKLPFQRLVREIAQDFKTDLRFQSSAVMALQEASEAYLVGLFEDTNLCAIHAKRKLHKINMTGRGKGGKGLGKGGAKRHRKVLRDNIQGITKPAIRRLARRGGVKRISGLIYEETRGVLKVFLENVIRDAVTYTEHAKRKTVTAMDVVYALKRQGRTLYGFGG; encoded by the exons ATGGCGCGTACGAAGCAGACAGCCCGCAAGTCTACGGGAGGAAAGGCTCCCAGGAAGCAGCTGGCCACCAAAGCCGCCCGTAAGAGCGCACCTGCCACCGGAGGAGTGAAGAAACCACATCGTTACCGTCCAGGAACCGTCGCTCTCCGTGAAATCCGTCGTTACCAAAAGAGTACCGAACTATTGATCCGCAAATTACCGTTCCAACGTCTGGTGCGTGAAATTGCCCAGGACTTCAAGACTGACTTACGTTTCCAAAGTTCCGCCGTCATGGCGTTGCAGGAAGCCAGCGAAGCTTATTTGGTCGGTTTATTCGAAGATACTAACCTGTGCGCTATTCACGCCAAACGT AAACTACATAAAATCAACATGACCGGACGCGGTAAAGGAGGAAAAGGTCTTGGAAAAGGAGGCGCCAAACGTCATCGTAAAGTACTTCGTGATAACATCCAGGGAATCACCAAGCCTGCCATTCGTCGGTTAGCTCGTCGTGGTGGTGTGAAGCGTATCTCTGGTTTGATTTACGAAGAAACCCGCGGTGTGTTGAAAGTATTCCTGGAGAACGTAATCCGTGATGCAGTCACCTACACCGAACACGCCAAACGAAAGACCGTTACCGCCATGGACGTCGTTTATGCCCTGAAACGGCAAGGACGCACCTTGTACGGTTTCGGAGGTTAA
- the LOC113552799 gene encoding histone H1A, sperm-like, producing the protein MTETAVLASPAPVAASPAAKKVPAKKKTAAAAAKAKKPAATHPTTSVMVTSAIKELKEKKGSSLPAIKKYLAANYKVDPAKLAPFIRKFLKAAVANGTVVQTKGTGASGHFKLPVAEVKPKKAAVVKKKKPVVKKVKAPGAVKRKSTSAKKVKPASGEPAAKKVKKAVAAKPKAAKPKKSPVKAKKPAGAVKPKAKKTPTKKTAAPKKK; encoded by the coding sequence ATGACAGAAACCGCCGTTCTCGCTTCCCCGGCACCAGTCGCTGCGTCGCCGGCCGCTAAAAAGGTGCCCGCTAAGAAGAagactgctgctgctgctgccaAGGCAAAAAAGCCCGCCGCGACTCATCCGACCACTTCCGTGATGGTCACGTCTGCCATCAAGGAACTCAAGGAGAAAAAAGGTTCGTCTTTACCGGCTATCAAGAAATACTTGGCTGCTAATTACAAAGTCGATCCCGCCAAGCTGGCGCCGTTCATTAGGAAATTTCTGAAAGCCGCCGTCGCCAACGGAACAGTCGTTCAGACCAAAGGCACAGGCGCTTCTGGTCACTTCAAACTACCGGTCGCCGAGGTCAAACCGAAAAAAGCAGCTGTAGTCAAGAAAAAGAAACCAGTCGTCAAAAAAGTCAAAGCTCCCGGTGCCGTAAAGAGGAAATCGACGTCCGCTAAGAAGGTGAAGCCCGCTTCCGGCGAACCGGCAgctaaaaaagtcaaaaaagCTGTCGCCGCTAAACCTAAGGCTGCCAAACCGAAAAAATCTCCGGTCAAGGCGAAAAAACCTGCTGGCGCTGTCAAACCCAAGGCGAAGAAAACTCCAACCAAGAAAACAGCAGCTCCCAAAAAGAAGTAA
- the LOC113552808 gene encoding histone H2A-like, whose translation MSGRGKAGKSKGGKSKTRSSRAGLQFPVGRIHRLLRKGNYAERVGAGAPVYLAAVMEYLAAEVLELAGNAARDNKKSRIIPRHLQLAIRNDEELNKLLSGVTIAQGGVLPNIQAVLLPKKTEKKV comes from the coding sequence ATGAGCGGAAGAGGTAAAGCAGGAAAATCGAAAGGAGGCAAATCCAAAACCAGGTCGTCCCGTGCCGGACTCCAGTTCCCGGTCGGTCGTATCCATCGTCTGTTGAGAAAAGGAAATTACGCCGAGCGTGTCGGAGCCGGAGCGCCCGTATACCTGGCCGCCGTCATGGAATACTTGGCAGCTGAAGTTTTGGAATTGGCCGGTAACGCTGCCCGTGACAACAAGAAGTCCCGTATTATTCCCAGACATTTGCAATTGGCCATCAGAAATGACGAAGAATTGAACAAATTGTTGTCTGGTGTTACAATCGCACAAGGCGGTGTGTTGCCCAACATCCAAGCCGTTCTTTTGCCCAAAAAGACTGAAAAGAAAGTCTAA
- the LOC113552803 gene encoding histone H2B, whose translation MAPGGKSAGKAMKKSSGKAQKNIAKSDKKRKPKRKESYAIYIYKVLKQVHPDTGVSSKAMSIMNSFVNDLFERIAAESSRLAHYNKRSTITSREIQTAVRLLLPGELAKHAVSEGTKAVTKYTSSK comes from the coding sequence ATGGCTCCAGGAGGTAAATCCGCAGGAAAAGCAATGAAAAAATCGTCGGGCAAGGCCCAAAAGAACATCGCCAAGTCCGACAAGAAACGCAAGCCAAAGAGGAAAGAATCGTACGCCATCTACATCTACAAAGTGTTGAAGCAAGTGCATCCCGACACCGGTGTTTCCTCTAAGGCCATGAGCATAATGAACAGCTTCGTCAACGATCTGTTCGAGCGTATCGCCGCCGAGTCCAGTCGTCTGGCCCACTACAACAAGCGATCGACCATCACCAGTCGGGAGATTCAAACCGCCGTCCGACTTCTGTTGCCCGGTGAATTAGCCAAGCACGCAGTCAGTGAAGGAACCAAAGCCGTCACTAAATACACCAGCtccaaataa